From Pseudobacteriovorax antillogorgiicola:
CTCCGAGTCGACAATCTCAAAGCTAGGCATCGCTTCATTCAATGCCCTGAAAGCTTTAAGCACTCACAACGAAGAGCCCTCTGTGGCATCTCGACCCTTCGACAAGAATCGTGATGGTTTTATCATGGGCGAGGGGGCTGGCATTCTGGTTTTAGAGGACATGGAAAGCGCTCAAAAGAGAGGCGCAAAAATTTACGCAGAAGTGGTAGGTTATGGCTTGTCAGGGGATGGTCACCACATCACGGCTCCCGCACCTCAAGGGGAAGGTGGGCAGCGCTGCATGAAAATGGCCTTGGAAACAGGGGGCTTAAAGCCAGAGGACGTTGATTACATTAATGCTCACGGGACTTCGACCAAGATGAACGATCAATACGAGAGCGAGGCCATCATGGCTGTATTTGGCGATCACGCTAAGAAGCTTTCCATTTCGTCCACAAAGGGAGTCACGGGCCATTGTATCGGTGGTGCTGGTGGGATCGAGGCGATTTTCTCGATCCTGGCGATTCACCACAACACTGTACCACCCACTGCCAACTTGCATGAGCAAGATGAGCTGTGTCCACTTGATTACACCCCCAACGAAGCTGTCGAAAAACGGGTGTCTGTTGCACTGTCTAATTCATTTGGGTTTGGCGGGACGAACGCAACTGTGGCATTCCGAGCAATCGATTAGGGTTGCATGATATTTCGACTTAGGCACGGAGATCACGAAACCAATCGTTGATCGAAGTGTCACCGAAACGTCAAAAGACCCTAAAAACTTGTAAATTTACTAACAAGTCTTGCGGCAATCGTGCTAGCGTGATAGCCGTCTGAAGTCTATAGGCTTGATCTGGTTTTAGGAAGTGTTTATGGCGAAAAAGAAAACAAACTTAGATAAAGAACAGCTCTTCGCAATGTACAAACAGATGTGTCTTTTTAGAAGATTCGAAGAGCGTGTTGGCTTGGCTTATACAAAGAGAAAATTCTCTGGGTTTTGCCATTTGCACATAGGACAAGAAGGCTTAGCGGTCGGTGTTCAGAATAGCCTCCGGGATTCTGACTACATGATCAGTGGCTATCGGTC
This genomic window contains:
- the fabF gene encoding beta-ketoacyl-ACP synthase II, translated to MRRVVVTGLGMVSPVGNNVQDSWKRALQGESGVTKISLFDPSDLKVQIAAEVKDFDPSFVIGKKDQARLTRFIQFAAVAAHEAIAESGLDTSVNSERIGCSIGVGMGALACIEESTRVLDEKGEKRISPFFIPYTIPNMAAGYVSILKNLKGPNICPTTACASGTHGIGEGFRLIKDGHADAMVCGGSESTISKLGIASFNALKALSTHNEEPSVASRPFDKNRDGFIMGEGAGILVLEDMESAQKRGAKIYAEVVGYGLSGDGHHITAPAPQGEGGQRCMKMALETGGLKPEDVDYINAHGTSTKMNDQYESEAIMAVFGDHAKKLSISSTKGVTGHCIGGAGGIEAIFSILAIHHNTVPPTANLHEQDELCPLDYTPNEAVEKRVSVALSNSFGFGGTNATVAFRAID